A single region of the Austwickia chelonae genome encodes:
- a CDS encoding PPA1309 family protein: MTPSLRHVHPPLVQCAIETERYVAGAGWDQPVRLFALVDTAKLLAAEPALAHQLKNLDDEALSAIEQEDLPPADPLEDFLAMLAWPADVDGVAMAVERLVVPPEAEVDLPEDPDEAAQALAEHPDRVDVRLLVAVTRDGESTCLLRQRPHDSDDKVAIGQDIAPELVTALAATLQV; this comes from the coding sequence GTGACCCCCTCTCTACGACACGTGCATCCGCCCCTCGTCCAATGCGCCATCGAGACCGAGCGCTATGTCGCCGGCGCAGGCTGGGACCAACCGGTCCGCCTCTTCGCTCTCGTCGACACCGCCAAGCTCCTCGCCGCCGAGCCCGCCCTCGCCCATCAGCTCAAAAACCTGGACGACGAAGCCCTCTCCGCCATCGAACAGGAGGACCTCCCTCCGGCCGACCCACTGGAGGACTTCCTCGCCATGCTCGCCTGGCCCGCCGATGTCGATGGGGTCGCCATGGCCGTCGAGCGACTCGTAGTCCCACCCGAGGCCGAAGTCGATCTCCCCGAAGACCCCGACGAAGCCGCGCAAGCACTCGCCGAACACCCTGACCGCGTCGACGTACGGCTACTCGTCGCCGTCACCCGGGACGGCGAGTCCACCTGCCTGCTGCGCCAACGCCCCCATGACAGCGACGACAAGGTCGCCATCGGTCAGGACATCGCCCCCGAGCTGGTCACCGCGCTCGCCGCGACCCTCCAGGTCTGA
- a CDS encoding YlbL family protein, translating to MSRWLQGEERRVRGLSSRTWTFLAAVVTAIVVVAGGSLIHPPYVLFRPGPVYDTLGEINGKPVIEVKGRQTYRTSGELSFTTVALYGGREREITLWDYLVARFQPGTEIRPVDEVYPRDVTRKQIRQQTQAQMADAQAEAKVVALRAAGLQVPEKVTVAAVLEDGPSAKTLVKGDQIVSLEGKALSGGAALRARIQELKDDEALSLVVLRAGKEVPVSVSSVAKDGRRLIGVGLSSIFDFPVEVSIHADDVGGPSAGLMFSLGLYDRLTPGELTGGKRIAGTGTIAENGTVGAIGGIQHKMRGARQAKDAEWFLSPEANCSAVQGNIPDGLRVVKVATFEAAKHAVEEIAAGRGDALPGC from the coding sequence ATGAGCCGGTGGCTCCAGGGTGAAGAGCGTCGGGTCAGGGGGCTGTCGTCCCGGACGTGGACCTTCCTGGCCGCGGTGGTGACCGCGATCGTGGTCGTGGCCGGGGGCAGCCTGATCCATCCGCCGTACGTGCTCTTCCGCCCAGGCCCGGTGTACGACACCTTGGGTGAGATCAATGGCAAACCGGTGATCGAGGTCAAGGGCAGACAGACCTATAGGACCTCGGGCGAACTGTCGTTCACCACGGTGGCGCTCTACGGGGGGCGCGAGCGGGAGATCACGTTGTGGGATTACCTGGTGGCCCGATTCCAGCCGGGGACGGAGATCCGTCCGGTGGATGAGGTCTATCCGCGTGATGTGACGCGCAAGCAGATCCGTCAACAGACGCAGGCTCAGATGGCCGATGCACAGGCGGAGGCCAAGGTGGTGGCGCTGCGTGCGGCAGGTCTGCAGGTTCCGGAGAAGGTCACGGTGGCGGCCGTCCTGGAGGACGGGCCGTCGGCGAAGACTCTGGTCAAGGGGGACCAGATCGTTTCGCTGGAGGGAAAGGCGCTGTCCGGCGGAGCAGCTCTACGGGCTCGGATCCAGGAGCTGAAGGACGACGAGGCGCTTTCCTTGGTCGTCCTCAGGGCGGGTAAGGAAGTGCCGGTGTCGGTGTCCTCGGTGGCGAAGGACGGACGTCGGTTGATCGGGGTGGGCTTGTCCTCCATCTTCGACTTCCCGGTCGAGGTGTCGATCCATGCGGATGACGTGGGTGGTCCCTCGGCCGGGTTGATGTTCAGTTTGGGTCTGTACGACCGGTTGACGCCGGGTGAGCTCACCGGTGGCAAGCGGATCGCGGGAACGGGCACGATCGCCGAGAACGGGACGGTCGGCGCGATCGGTGGCATCCAGCACAAGATGCGTGGCGCACGCCAGGCCAAGGATGCGGAGTGGTTCCTGTCCCCGGAAGCGAACTGCTCTGCGGTACAGGGAAATATCCCTGACGGGCTGCGGGTGGTGAAGGTGGCGACCTTCGAGGCGGCCAAACATGCCGTGGAAGAGATCGCCGCAGGCCGCGGCGATGCTCTTCCCGGATGCTGA
- a CDS encoding molybdenum cofactor biosynthesis protein MoaE, producing MSSSSLSARVVRATVGPEPSLAESVAEVADPRAGCVATFVGWVRDHDHGREVERLEYSAHPSASLRLAELAAEVAQRPGLVAISVQHAVGDLQIGGVAVVAAVSAEHRGQAFEACHLLVDRLKAEVPIWKHQIFTDGDDEWVGIP from the coding sequence GTGAGTAGCTCGTCCCTGTCCGCCCGTGTGGTGCGCGCGACTGTCGGTCCGGAACCGTCGCTGGCCGAGTCGGTTGCCGAGGTGGCCGATCCCCGAGCCGGTTGCGTGGCGACTTTCGTCGGTTGGGTCCGTGACCACGATCATGGTCGTGAGGTGGAGCGTCTGGAGTATTCGGCGCATCCGTCCGCTTCGCTGCGTTTGGCCGAACTCGCTGCCGAGGTGGCTCAGCGGCCTGGCCTGGTGGCGATCTCGGTGCAGCATGCCGTCGGCGATCTGCAGATCGGGGGTGTCGCCGTGGTGGCTGCGGTGTCCGCCGAGCACCGGGGGCAGGCTTTTGAGGCCTGCCATCTGCTGGTCGATCGGTTGAAGGCAGAGGTGCCGATCTGGAAGCACCAGATCTTCACCGACGGTGATGACGAGTGGGTGGGTATTCCATGA
- a CDS encoding zinc-dependent metalloprotease → MSDTPRRPGGDDQPDFAQLFQQFLGDPNNPAMSEAMRSMGMDQSNPAMMGALAAQLRSFFEEAPADGINTQLCADMARQTAAADGDPVVGDVERREVIDAVQIAELWLSQATTLDSPCAPAQAWSRSEWVTRTLDRWIKIVSPVAQGVNTAVVTATRGQLEQFSGENPPTVPGMPPGFDLSAMISQFEPMLTRMSSSMFGVQTGQAIGTLAADVVSATEVGLPLLSTPTVALIPANVAALAEGLEVDIAQVRLYLALRECARTRLFSGVPWLESQLLAAVEAYARDITIDTEGIERKLAEIDPRDPQAMQQALSKTLFSPDPSEAQKAALARLETLLALTEGWVDVVTGKACEGRLPQAAALSESIRRRRATGGPAEAIFGELVGLHLRPRRLRDAANLFSALESTGGQSVRDSVWAHPDVAPTAADLDDILGFVGRTCGGGNTEGDDGLGGLGGEIDAALAQILGAAEADTTTAAEGKPSTGQASTPQDKPEKDDRPSQGEDPGSGNTPPRS, encoded by the coding sequence GTGTCCGATACCCCCCGCCGCCCGGGCGGCGATGACCAGCCGGACTTCGCTCAGCTGTTCCAACAGTTCCTCGGCGACCCCAACAACCCCGCCATGTCCGAGGCGATGCGCTCCATGGGGATGGACCAGTCCAATCCCGCCATGATGGGTGCCCTCGCCGCACAGCTACGGTCCTTCTTCGAAGAGGCCCCCGCCGACGGCATCAACACCCAGTTGTGCGCCGACATGGCCCGCCAAACCGCTGCCGCCGACGGCGACCCGGTCGTAGGAGACGTCGAACGACGGGAGGTCATCGACGCCGTTCAGATCGCCGAACTCTGGCTCTCCCAGGCCACCACTCTGGACTCCCCCTGCGCCCCGGCCCAGGCCTGGAGCCGCAGTGAATGGGTCACCCGGACCCTCGACCGCTGGATCAAGATCGTCTCCCCCGTCGCTCAGGGGGTCAACACGGCCGTCGTCACCGCCACCCGAGGGCAGCTCGAACAGTTCTCCGGAGAGAATCCCCCCACGGTCCCCGGTATGCCTCCCGGTTTCGATCTGAGCGCCATGATCTCCCAGTTCGAACCGATGCTGACCCGGATGAGCAGTTCCATGTTCGGCGTCCAGACCGGACAGGCGATCGGCACGCTCGCCGCCGACGTCGTCTCCGCCACCGAGGTCGGACTCCCCCTGCTCAGCACGCCGACCGTGGCCCTCATCCCTGCCAATGTGGCAGCCCTCGCGGAAGGGCTGGAGGTCGACATCGCCCAGGTACGCCTCTACCTGGCCCTGCGTGAATGCGCCCGGACCCGGCTGTTCAGCGGGGTCCCCTGGCTGGAGTCCCAGCTTCTGGCCGCGGTGGAGGCCTACGCCCGAGACATCACCATCGACACCGAGGGCATCGAACGCAAACTCGCCGAGATCGACCCGCGTGACCCCCAGGCCATGCAGCAGGCGCTTTCCAAGACGCTCTTCTCCCCCGACCCCAGCGAAGCCCAGAAAGCAGCACTGGCACGCCTGGAGACCTTGCTGGCCCTCACCGAAGGATGGGTGGACGTCGTCACCGGGAAAGCCTGCGAAGGTCGGCTGCCCCAGGCGGCAGCTCTCTCGGAATCCATCCGTCGACGCCGAGCCACCGGCGGACCCGCCGAAGCGATCTTCGGCGAACTCGTCGGCCTGCATCTGCGCCCGCGCCGTCTCCGCGACGCGGCGAACCTTTTCTCCGCATTGGAGAGCACCGGCGGACAGAGCGTCCGCGACAGCGTCTGGGCCCACCCCGACGTAGCTCCGACCGCTGCGGACCTCGACGACATCCTCGGCTTCGTGGGACGCACCTGCGGCGGAGGGAACACCGAAGGCGACGACGGTCTCGGTGGGCTCGGTGGGGAGATCGACGCCGCACTCGCCCAGATCCTCGGTGCCGCCGAGGCCGACACAACAACGGCTGCCGAGGGAAAACCCTCGACGGGACAGGCGTCGACGCCCCAGGACAAACCGGAGAAGGATGACAGGCCTTCCCAGGGAGAAGACCCGGGCAGCGGAAACACCCCGCCACGCTCCTGA
- a CDS encoding NUDIX hydrolase gives MDSLPAHGDALRVLRSWSAPEADQERLRRRFLDQLHRHPRATAKDGPPVHLTVGCLVLDPTGQRILLTHHRKADAWFQFGGHIDADDPSLRAAAHRELLEESGIPDLTLSETPCHLDAHTLAAAFGRCREHLDVRYAAVAPADARPLTSSESHDVRWFDVDHLPPAAAADLSELIRAGRKMLPHLDR, from the coding sequence ATGGACTCCCTGCCTGCACACGGCGATGCCCTGCGGGTCCTCCGTTCCTGGTCTGCCCCTGAGGCAGACCAGGAACGGCTTCGGCGTCGTTTCCTCGACCAGCTCCACCGTCATCCCCGGGCGACGGCCAAGGACGGCCCGCCCGTCCACCTCACGGTCGGATGTCTCGTACTCGATCCGACCGGGCAACGCATCCTGCTCACCCACCACCGCAAGGCCGACGCCTGGTTCCAGTTCGGCGGACATATCGACGCCGACGACCCGAGCCTGCGGGCCGCAGCGCACCGCGAACTCCTCGAAGAATCAGGGATTCCCGACCTGACCCTCTCCGAAACCCCCTGCCATCTGGACGCGCACACCCTCGCTGCCGCGTTCGGACGGTGCAGGGAACATCTCGACGTCCGGTACGCCGCCGTGGCTCCCGCCGATGCCCGGCCGCTCACCAGCAGCGAATCGCACGATGTCCGCTGGTTCGACGTCGACCACCTCCCACCCGCAGCAGCAGCCGACCTGTCCGAGCTCATCCGAGCCGGCCGGAAGATGTTGCCCCACCTGGATCGATGA
- a CDS encoding YwiC-like family protein, protein MSSPLGAVTTPRKKRRRSIPAYWLPRQHGAWAMLAVPALVGGLRHGWGLLQTLLLLLLFSGYFLFNATGLALRSRKGARHRAAMVTYTAISAPFAVALLVLDPGLLRWLPIYLPLALGSLFFSWKRRDRALANDAITILAACLYAAVMACAHDRPGDPVQVTAWVVTVLFAYFFGTALYVKTLIRERTNPGFHRVSIGYHALCPLLFWTISQVLAIPASALLQGLTTAFFVALAVRAWAMAGRRVRPMFVGLGEIGASAVLLALLLCW, encoded by the coding sequence ATGAGCTCTCCCCTCGGCGCTGTCACCACCCCCCGGAAGAAACGACGGAGAAGCATCCCCGCCTACTGGCTGCCCCGCCAGCACGGCGCGTGGGCGATGCTCGCCGTGCCGGCCCTCGTCGGCGGGCTACGCCACGGATGGGGTCTCCTCCAGACCCTCCTCCTCCTGCTGCTGTTCAGCGGCTACTTCCTGTTCAATGCCACCGGGCTGGCCCTGCGCAGCCGCAAAGGGGCCCGGCATCGGGCCGCGATGGTGACCTACACGGCGATCAGCGCCCCCTTCGCGGTGGCCCTGCTCGTCCTCGACCCCGGCCTGCTGCGCTGGTTACCGATCTATCTCCCGCTCGCGCTGGGCAGCCTGTTCTTCTCCTGGAAACGCCGGGACCGCGCCCTGGCCAATGACGCCATCACCATCCTCGCCGCCTGTCTGTACGCCGCAGTAATGGCGTGCGCGCACGACCGTCCGGGTGATCCGGTCCAGGTGACCGCCTGGGTCGTGACCGTCCTCTTCGCCTATTTCTTCGGTACTGCCCTGTACGTGAAGACCCTGATCCGTGAGCGCACCAATCCGGGATTCCACCGGGTATCCATCGGATACCACGCGCTGTGCCCGCTGCTCTTCTGGACGATCTCACAGGTGTTGGCCATCCCCGCGTCAGCTCTTCTCCAAGGGCTCACCACGGCCTTCTTCGTCGCCTTGGCCGTGCGGGCCTGGGCCATGGCCGGGCGGCGGGTTCGGCCGATGTTCGTGGGGCTCGGAGAGATCGGCGCGTCCGCCGTCCTGCTGGCTCTTCTGCTGTGCTGGTGA
- a CDS encoding ABC transporter substrate-binding protein, with product MRPRTRLAISFLAVGALTVCTACGSPKSTSAAGPGGAKVTVNNCGRDVTYDAPVKRLFAYDGSIISIALAVGAHPELVAVSGLKNHQDLLRLKYGDQVDSLKQVSPKGPTMENIVAARPQVAFAGWNYGFSEAKNLTPDTLKERGIGSYLLSETCLQNDGKTRGTIPPWEALRQDLLNIGKITGHDDIAKGVVDDITRRREALEKAPKAAKKPVAFLFDSSSDQILSSGSFGAPQAVFDTAGAGHALADVKNTWTRVSWERITTADPDFIAFVDYPAQEFSAKVEALKSNPASSQLRAVKEGRFINLPYAMWTSGPMNIDAAESVRAAMEKWGLQPASGITPALDIRPLKLGGNAWLD from the coding sequence ATGAGACCTCGCACCAGACTGGCCATTTCCTTTCTCGCGGTGGGCGCGCTGACCGTCTGTACCGCCTGCGGGTCGCCGAAGAGCACTTCTGCTGCGGGCCCCGGTGGTGCCAAGGTGACCGTGAACAACTGCGGACGTGATGTCACCTACGACGCCCCGGTGAAAAGACTTTTCGCGTACGACGGGAGCATCATCTCGATCGCTCTGGCTGTCGGTGCGCATCCCGAACTCGTCGCGGTCAGCGGCTTGAAGAATCATCAGGACCTGTTGCGGCTGAAGTACGGTGATCAGGTCGACAGCCTGAAGCAGGTCTCTCCCAAGGGGCCGACGATGGAAAATATCGTCGCGGCTCGCCCGCAGGTGGCCTTCGCCGGATGGAACTACGGTTTCAGCGAGGCGAAGAATCTCACTCCGGACACGCTCAAGGAGCGCGGCATCGGCTCCTACCTCCTCAGCGAGACCTGTCTGCAGAACGACGGGAAGACCCGGGGTACGATCCCGCCCTGGGAGGCTCTGCGGCAAGACCTGCTCAACATCGGCAAGATCACCGGGCACGACGACATCGCCAAGGGTGTCGTCGACGACATCACCCGTCGACGTGAAGCCTTGGAGAAGGCACCGAAAGCAGCGAAGAAACCGGTGGCCTTCCTTTTCGACAGTTCCAGCGATCAGATTCTCTCCAGTGGGAGTTTCGGCGCTCCCCAAGCTGTCTTCGACACCGCAGGGGCCGGTCATGCTCTGGCCGACGTGAAGAACACCTGGACCCGGGTCAGCTGGGAACGGATCACCACAGCCGACCCCGACTTCATTGCCTTCGTGGACTATCCGGCACAGGAGTTCTCCGCGAAGGTTGAAGCCCTCAAGTCGAATCCGGCGAGTTCTCAGCTCAGAGCCGTCAAAGAGGGACGCTTCATCAACCTTCCTTATGCGATGTGGACCTCTGGCCCCATGAATATCGATGCGGCAGAGTCGGTCCGGGCCGCGATGGAGAAATGGGGGTTGCAACCGGCCAGCGGTATCACCCCGGCTCTGGACATTCGCCCGCTCAAGCTCGGCGGAAATGCTTGGTTGGACTGA
- a CDS encoding ABC transporter ATP-binding protein, whose product MSEATRRSQTPDLGTSTSAADDDGLRLRRVGFRIGRAQLLEEVDLYIPRGRRTAVVGTNGAGKSTLLKILAGLRPPTSGQVSLDGVDLRAVPAASRARQIAFVGQEDVPAADLCVREAVALGRTPHRRPWQGGGTGERRLVMGALTAVGMAHRIDDPCDRLSGGERRRLVLARGLVQDAGILVLDEPTNHLDIAWQLRLWYLLGELSGTVVAAVHDIDIVLRHFDAVIVLAQGRVVAAGDPVDSLTPEVIAEAFGVRAHTVYDPHTQGTRLLIDDVLTRSPVPAPDEAPGKES is encoded by the coding sequence GTGTCAGAGGCGACCCGCCGATCACAGACCCCAGACCTGGGGACGAGTACTTCCGCGGCGGACGATGACGGTCTTCGTTTGCGCCGGGTCGGTTTCCGGATCGGCCGCGCTCAGCTCCTCGAAGAGGTCGACCTGTACATACCTCGAGGTCGGCGTACGGCGGTGGTCGGTACCAATGGTGCTGGAAAGTCGACCCTGCTCAAGATCCTTGCAGGATTGCGTCCACCGACCAGCGGCCAGGTCAGCCTCGACGGTGTTGATCTTCGTGCTGTCCCTGCGGCGTCCCGCGCCCGGCAGATCGCCTTCGTCGGGCAGGAGGACGTCCCTGCGGCTGACCTGTGCGTCCGGGAAGCCGTGGCTTTGGGCAGAACGCCGCACCGGCGGCCCTGGCAAGGTGGAGGTACGGGGGAACGTCGCCTCGTGATGGGTGCACTCACCGCTGTGGGTATGGCACATCGCATCGATGACCCCTGTGACCGGCTCTCCGGTGGGGAACGACGGCGGCTGGTCCTCGCCCGGGGGCTGGTCCAGGACGCCGGGATCCTCGTGTTGGACGAACCCACCAACCATCTGGACATCGCCTGGCAGCTCCGTCTCTGGTACCTCTTGGGCGAGCTCTCCGGCACCGTCGTCGCCGCTGTGCACGACATCGACATCGTGCTTCGCCATTTCGATGCCGTGATCGTTCTGGCTCAGGGCAGGGTCGTCGCTGCCGGCGATCCGGTGGATTCCTTGACCCCTGAGGTGATCGCTGAAGCCTTCGGGGTTCGTGCCCACACCGTCTACGACCCGCACACGCAGGGGACACGCCTGCTCATCGATGACGTACTGACCCGTTCACCCGTGCCGGCGCCGGACGAGGCGCCAGGGAAGGAATCATGA
- a CDS encoding FecCD family ABC transporter permease has protein sequence MTDLRVPAPPATSPPESTPNGRPADNRTGSGLPAPTNRTGPRGRLRLAPILLTLTVLTASSVVLSLAFGSEHIGVDRVWEVVSAHLRGQNSTDTVADTIVWELRMPRALLALIVGAGLAIAGCGMQTLVRNPLADPYLLGISSGASVGATMVITLGVLAAWGSNALMVGALLGALGASIAVYLVALGQGGLTPLRLVLSGVVLSSAFSAIASFLVFLSDDSRATTSVLFWLLGSLGGAKWAILAPPAVVVALVLAAAIAVHGWLDALAAGEETATALGVPVGALRTAVFLTLSILVGVVVAVSGGIGFVGLILPHLARMLVGATHRRMIPVAALAGAFFLLWVDVLARMVAPPQEVPLGVVTGAIGAPLFLLLMGRRGYRFGGQS, from the coding sequence ATGACCGACCTACGCGTTCCGGCGCCACCCGCCACATCCCCGCCGGAAAGCACACCGAACGGCCGGCCTGCGGACAACCGCACCGGCAGCGGCCTCCCCGCCCCGACGAACAGGACCGGGCCACGAGGGCGACTCCGCCTCGCGCCGATCCTGTTGACGCTGACCGTGCTCACCGCAAGCAGCGTCGTCCTCTCACTGGCCTTCGGCTCCGAACACATCGGCGTCGACCGCGTCTGGGAAGTCGTCTCCGCCCACCTGCGAGGCCAGAACTCCACCGACACCGTCGCCGACACCATCGTCTGGGAACTACGGATGCCCCGGGCACTCCTGGCCCTGATCGTCGGCGCCGGGCTGGCCATCGCCGGATGCGGGATGCAGACGCTCGTCCGCAACCCCCTCGCAGACCCCTACCTGCTCGGCATCTCCTCAGGCGCCTCCGTCGGAGCCACCATGGTGATCACCCTGGGCGTCCTCGCGGCCTGGGGCAGCAACGCCCTGATGGTCGGCGCCCTCCTCGGGGCGCTCGGCGCATCGATCGCCGTCTACCTGGTCGCACTCGGCCAAGGCGGACTCACCCCGCTACGCCTGGTGCTCTCCGGAGTGGTGCTCTCCTCGGCTTTCTCCGCCATAGCCTCCTTCCTCGTCTTCCTCAGCGACGACAGCCGCGCCACCACCTCCGTGCTCTTCTGGCTTCTGGGCAGCCTCGGCGGTGCCAAATGGGCGATCCTCGCGCCACCGGCCGTCGTCGTCGCACTCGTCCTCGCCGCCGCCATCGCCGTCCACGGCTGGCTGGACGCCCTGGCCGCCGGTGAGGAGACCGCCACTGCGCTGGGCGTCCCGGTCGGCGCACTGCGTACTGCCGTTTTCCTGACCTTGAGCATCCTGGTCGGTGTCGTAGTAGCCGTCAGCGGGGGAATCGGCTTCGTCGGCCTGATCCTGCCCCACCTGGCCAGGATGCTCGTCGGCGCGACCCATCGGCGGATGATCCCGGTCGCTGCACTCGCCGGGGCCTTCTTCCTGCTCTGGGTGGATGTGCTGGCCCGGATGGTCGCCCCACCCCAGGAGGTTCCGCTCGGCGTGGTCACCGGGGCCATCGGGGCGCCGCTCTTCCTGCTGCTGATGGGACGACGCGGCTACCGGTTCGGGGGACAGTCGTGA
- a CDS encoding (2Fe-2S)-binding protein codes for MSVADTPCPAVRPEAPGTLPEETLHVLAEAPLLWSADTERTGPDECWRPATTLTDPSWWAAAAPAYAQGLDSPRTRAGAACALQHYTGRLAGVVLIAWAHSGLLLDLDHRSWWFRTDTRYATTAVCAPDRATLGTAEITGVTTALIDHCTPLVHASEEGNRLPRRLGWGSLAASCAAAFALIHRSVDTAARPSVATRAQESLAAIARLTGRPLVTVGADTPAGPLHQRRHTCCLVHTGRGHGHCGSCPRLSDEEWLHRQQDPPTTTIPGLTWADRLYT; via the coding sequence ATGTCGGTCGCCGACACACCCTGTCCTGCCGTCAGGCCGGAAGCACCCGGCACGCTCCCCGAAGAGACCCTTCACGTGCTGGCTGAAGCGCCGCTGCTCTGGTCGGCGGATACCGAACGGACCGGGCCGGACGAATGCTGGCGACCGGCTACGACCCTCACCGATCCGTCCTGGTGGGCGGCCGCCGCGCCCGCCTACGCCCAAGGCCTCGACAGCCCCCGTACCCGGGCCGGAGCAGCATGCGCCTTGCAGCATTACACCGGACGACTCGCCGGCGTGGTCCTCATCGCCTGGGCGCACTCCGGTCTCCTCCTCGACCTCGACCACCGATCCTGGTGGTTCAGGACCGACACCCGATATGCGACCACCGCCGTCTGCGCCCCCGACCGGGCCACACTCGGTACCGCCGAGATCACCGGGGTCACTACCGCGCTCATCGACCACTGCACGCCGCTGGTCCACGCCTCCGAAGAAGGAAACCGTCTTCCCCGACGACTCGGCTGGGGAAGCCTCGCAGCCTCCTGTGCAGCAGCCTTCGCCCTCATCCACCGATCGGTCGACACCGCCGCGCGGCCATCGGTCGCCACCCGAGCACAGGAAAGCCTCGCTGCCATCGCACGACTCACCGGACGACCCCTGGTCACCGTTGGAGCCGACACCCCCGCCGGGCCACTCCACCAGCGCAGACACACCTGCTGCCTCGTCCACACCGGCCGAGGACACGGACACTGCGGCAGCTGCCCCCGACTCTCGGACGAGGAATGGCTTCACCGCCAACAGGACCCGCCCACCACCACGATCCCCGGCCTGACCTGGGCCGACCGGCTGTACACCTGA
- a CDS encoding M48 metallopeptidase family protein — MTDPWAQLPVDVRRSARRRRTVSARVEAGRLVVLIPDVFTTQQESEWVATMRIRLAARQRRGPSSSDEALRARAHALSARYLGGRAVPASVRWVDNQHTRWGSATPSRGSIRLSRTLVGMPDYVIDYVLLHELAHLLEADHGPAFWALLREVPFVERARGYLDGYTAGRSIAQDPTRHHCAADEE, encoded by the coding sequence ATGACCGATCCCTGGGCACAGCTGCCGGTGGACGTGCGCCGCTCTGCACGCCGCCGACGGACCGTCTCCGCACGGGTGGAAGCCGGCCGACTGGTCGTCCTGATCCCGGACGTCTTCACCACCCAACAGGAATCCGAATGGGTCGCCACGATGCGGATCCGACTGGCCGCCCGGCAGCGACGGGGCCCCAGCAGCAGCGACGAAGCCCTGCGCGCGCGAGCCCACGCACTGTCAGCTCGTTACCTGGGAGGACGAGCCGTTCCCGCTTCGGTGCGCTGGGTGGACAACCAGCACACTCGCTGGGGATCGGCAACGCCTTCCCGAGGAAGTATCCGGCTGAGTCGAACCCTGGTGGGGATGCCCGACTACGTCATCGACTACGTGCTCCTGCACGAACTCGCACATCTCCTCGAAGCTGATCACGGACCAGCCTTCTGGGCTTTGCTACGCGAGGTGCCCTTCGTGGAACGCGCACGAGGCTATCTCGACGGATACACCGCTGGCCGGTCCATCGCCCAGGACCCGACCCGTCATCACTGCGCAGCAGACGAGGAATAA